One Thermodesulfobacteriota bacterium DNA segment encodes these proteins:
- the wrbA gene encoding NAD(P)H:quinone oxidoreductase: MKVLVVYYSLYGHVHRLAEAVAEGAREVPGAVVEMRRVPETLPEEVLKKMGALEAQKTFAHIPICQVDELASADAILFGTPTRFGNMCGQMRQFLDATGQLWAKGALIGKVGSVFTSSATQHGGQESTLLSFHITLLHHGMVVVGLPYSFQGQLRIDEITGGSPYGASTIAGGQGERMPSENELAAARFQGRHVATIALKLTR; encoded by the coding sequence ATGAAGGTATTGGTCGTTTACTACTCCCTGTATGGTCACGTCCATCGCCTTGCCGAGGCCGTTGCGGAGGGAGCCAGGGAGGTCCCCGGAGCGGTGGTCGAAATGCGGAGGGTCCCCGAGACGTTGCCGGAGGAGGTGCTCAAGAAGATGGGCGCGCTCGAGGCCCAGAAGACCTTCGCTCACATCCCGATCTGCCAGGTCGACGAACTGGCCTCCGCGGATGCCATCCTCTTCGGAACACCGACCCGTTTCGGAAACATGTGCGGCCAGATGCGCCAGTTTCTCGATGCGACGGGGCAGCTCTGGGCAAAGGGCGCCTTGATCGGGAAGGTCGGAAGCGTCTTTACCAGTTCTGCGACCCAGCACGGCGGTCAGGAATCGACCCTCCTCAGTTTTCACATCACCCTCCTCCATCACGGGATGGTCGTCGTGGGACTCCCTTACAGTTTTCAGGGGCAGTTGCGGATCGATGAGATCACGGGGGGCTCACCGTACGGGGCCTCCACCATCGCCGGCGGGCAGGGAGAACGGATGCCGAGCGAGAACGAGCTGGCCGCCGCGAGGTTCCAAGGAAGGCATGTGGCCACCATCGCTCTCAAATTGACCCGATGA
- a CDS encoding Fe-Mn family superoxide dismutase, protein MEGFSEPLLRNHFALYQGYVTNTNRLLEILAQMLRDGRAGSPEYAEMKRRLGWEFNGMRLHEYYFENLGGKGGPDRTGKLYKRIADEFGGYDLWERDFKATGMMRGIGWAILYQDPQTGRLFNFWINEHEVGHPAAANPLLVLDVFEHAFMLDYGLRRGDYIEAFFKNIDWKAVEARLK, encoded by the coding sequence ATGGAGGGGTTCAGCGAACCCCTCCTCAGGAACCATTTCGCCCTTTATCAGGGTTATGTCACAAACACCAATCGTCTCCTGGAGATCCTGGCTCAGATGCTCCGAGACGGAAGGGCAGGGTCGCCCGAATATGCAGAGATGAAGAGGCGATTGGGTTGGGAATTCAATGGCATGAGGCTCCACGAATATTACTTCGAAAACCTGGGGGGCAAGGGAGGGCCCGACAGGACGGGAAAACTCTACAAGAGGATCGCCGACGAATTTGGAGGATATGACCTCTGGGAGAGGGATTTTAAGGCGACCGGGATGATGCGGGGGATTGGATGGGCGATCCTCTATCAAGACCCCCAGACCGGAAGGCTTTTCAACTTCTGGATCAACGAACACGAGGTCGGCCACCCCGCGGCCGCAAATCCCCTCTTGGTCCTCGACGTCTTCGAACATGCCTTCATGCTCGATTATGGATTGAGGCGAGGCGACTACATCGAGGCCTTCTTCAAGAACATCGACTGGAAGGCCGTGGAGGCCCGGTTGAAGTGA